The Leishmania braziliensis MHOM/BR/75/M2904 complete genome, chromosome 25 genome includes a region encoding these proteins:
- a CDS encoding DNA-directed RNA polymerase ii, translated as MIIPVRCYSCGKVVGNLYEQYQRLLDQDYTESEALDALHLDRYCCRRMILSHIDLIDDLIPYSVPVAGTMQVMGPLRMSSPHRR; from the coding sequence ATGATTATTCCGGTGCGTTGCTACTCGTGCGGCAAGGTGGTCGGCAACCTCTACGAGCAGTATCAGCGGCTTTTGGATCAGGACTACACGGAGTCCGAGGCGCTAGACGCACTGCACTTGGATCGCTACTGTTGCCGTCGCATGATCCTCTCCCATATTGACCTCATTGACGACCTCATTCCCTATAGCGTACCTGTGGCAGGCACGATGCAGGTGATGGGGCCGCTGCGGATGTCctcgccgcaccgccgctga
- a CDS encoding putative serine/threonine protein phosphatase — protein RGYYSVETVTLLLLYKLRYPQRLHLLRGNHESRQITQVYGFYDECIRKYGSANVWTIFTDLFDYLPLTALVENDIFCLHGGLSPTVDTFSHIRNLDRVQEVPHEGPMCDLLWSDPDDRDGWGISPRGAGFTFGQGVTEGFCHNNKIKTIARAHQLVMDGYSWTHQDQLVTIFSAPNYCYRCGNLAGLLELDEHMNKCFFQFDPAPRRGEAQVSKKTPDYFL, from the coding sequence CGCGGCTACTACAGTGTCGAGACGGTgacgctgcttctcctctaCAAGCTACGATACCCCCAGCGACTACATCTTCTCCGCGGCAACCACGAGTCGCGTCAGATTACGCAGGTGTATGGCTTTTACGATGAGTGCATTCGCAAGTATGGCAGCGCCAACGTCTGGACGATCTTCACTGACTTGTTTGATTACCTGCCTCTGACGGCGTTGGTCGAGAATGATATTTTTTGCCTGCATGGCGGTCTCTCACCGACGGTCGACACGTTCAGTCATATCCGCAATCTCGACCGTGTGCAGGAGGTGCCGCATGAGGGGCCCATGTGCGATTTGCTGTGGTCGGATCCGGACGATCGCGATGGCTGGGGCATCAGTCCCCGCGGCGCCGGCTTCACCTTCGGCCAAGGAGTCACCGAAGGTTTCtgccacaacaacaaaatcAAGACAATCGCCCGTGCACATCAGCTCGTCATGGACGGCTACAGCTGGACGCATCAGGATCAGCTTGTCACAATCTTCAGCGCGCCAAACTACTGCTACCGCTGTGGGAACCTCGCCGGTCTTCTGGAGCTGGACGAGCACATGAACAAGTGCTTCTTTCAGTTCGACCCGGCACCGCGACGCGGTGAAGCGCAGGTGTCCAAGAAGACACCCGACTATTTCCTATAG
- a CDS encoding peptide chain release factor-like protein codes for MLDMTKEDIATLTDQLRLLEGEINAVMERRIGSDDMIGSATSVWNINVEGKAGGEEASLFAAELAEMYRTYAMEFCKWEVCPVAMDDGSEACSSNEFQVRGEGVYRNMHHEIGVHKVQRVPVTDATGKMQTSTAVFTLMPVLDPVSVDVHESDCKIDFVRGSGPGGQGMQSSSNCVVLTHKPSGISVKCHQCRSALGNKELALQMVAQQILARRVKEQNSSLHKAWQNQWSSGERSDRMRTYNYPQNRVTDHRIGKDYALSSFMERGSGLKALHDELNDISDREQMTNVLLRHIKDGFGSAV; via the coding sequence ATGCTCGACATGACCAAGGAGGACATCGCCACGCTCACGGACCAGCTCCGCTTGCTGGAGGGTGAGATTAATGCGGTGATGGAGCGCCGGATTGGGTCTGATGATATGATAGGGTCCGCAACGAGCGTTTGGAATATCAACGTTGAAGGGAAGGCTGGTGGCGAAGAGGCGAGCCTGTTTGCAGCAGAGCTGGCGGAAATGTACCGCACGTATGCGATGGAGTTCTGCAAGTGGGAGGTTTGCCCAGTGGCTATGGACGACGGCAGTGAAGCCTGCAGCTCGAACGAGTTTCAGGTTCGTGGGGAGGGAGTCTATCGAAACATGCACCACGAGATCGGCGTGCACAAGGTGCAGCGTGTACCGGTGACGGACGCCACAGGAAAGATGCAGACATCCACCGCGGTTTTCACGCTGATGCCGGTGCTGGATCCAGTGTCGGTTGATGTTCACGAGAGCGACTGCAAGATCGACTTCGTTCGCGGCTCTGGCCCCGGCGGACAAGGCATGCAGAGCAGCTCCAACTGTGTGGTGCTTACGCACAAGCCCTCTGGTATATCTGTCAAGTGTCACCAATGCCGCTCGGCTCTTGGAAACAAAGAGCTTGCATTGCAGATGGTAGCGCAGCAGATTCTGGCACGGCGTGTGAAGGAGCAGAATAGCTCTCTGCACAAAGCTTGGCAGAACCAATGGAGCAGCGGGGAGCGCTCTGACAGGATGCGAACGTACAATTACCCGCAGAATCGCGTGACGGACCACCGGATTGGGAAAGACTATGCGCTGTCCTCATTCATGGAGCGTGGCAGCGGCTTAAAGGCCCTCCACGACGAGCTCAACGACATCAGCGATCGAGAGCAGATGACGAATGTTCTTCTCAGGCACATCAAAGACGGCTTTGGTAGCGCTGTATAG